The Streptomyces tendae genome contains the following window.
ATCGCGAGCGGGCGGCCCTTGCCGTCGCAGGCGAGGTGGATTTTGGTGGTCAGTCCGCCTCGGGATCGACCGAGGGCGTGATCGCCCGGTTCGTCCTGCCGGTGCCGCCCCTTTTCGGCCCGTGGCGGCGGCGTGCTGGTGAGCGCGGACGATGGTGGAGTCGATCTGGACCAGCCAGTCGATGTCGCCGGCCGCGTCGGCGTGGGCCTGGATCTGCTGCAGGGCTTGAGTGAACACCCGAGGGCGTAGCGGCGGAAACGGGTGTAGACGGTCTTCCACGGCCCGTAGCGTTCCGGCAGGTCACGCCAGGAGATCCCGGTACGGATCTTGTAAACCATCCCGTTGATGACCTGACGGTCCTCCACGCGAGGCCGCCCTGTCGCGGCCCGGGGTATCAGCGGAGCGAGTAACTCCCACTCCTGGTCAGTGAGTTCATGACGACGTACCACGACACCATGATCTACCACCTGAATGATCTTTGAAGACGGACCCTAGCCATCCCGGGCATGCAGAACGGGCTGGTGTTGCGCACCCCTGCCCCAGAGCTGGTCGGCCCCAGCGGCGCGGTTGCGTCCTCCCGCCCGGTGCCACGCCGGAGAGGGGTCCACTACGGGAAGGTGACTACACTTGAAAGTTAAATCACCTTGGACTTGCCTTCACACTGATGTGAAGGTGTAAGAGTGGGCTAAGCGTCACTGCCTCGCCACATGAGGAGCCGGCGGCACCCATCCGCCGGCTGACCACTAACGAACTGGAGATCTTCCATGACCGTTGCAGACCTCTTCGAGCCACTCCCGCTTCTGCATGGCCCTGCGATGCGAAACCGGTTCATGATGGCGCCGCTCACAAGTCAGCAGAGCGAGCCGGATGGCTTCCTCTCCGATTTCGACAAGGAGTGGATGCGACAGCTTGGCCAGGGTGGCTACGGGCTGGTCCAGACAGGTGCGACGATCGTCGAGGCCAGCGGAATTGCGTGTGCTCGACAGCCGGGCATCTTCAGTGACAAGCACCTGCCAGGACTGACAGAGGTGGCCAACTCAATTCGCGAGGGCGGCGGCTTGTCAGCGGTCCAGCTTCACCACGCGGGGCATCGCGCGAATCCCTACTTTGGAGGGGTACCCTCGCCCGCCTCCAGCCGCACGTTGCCCGGCATCTCCGCGTTGTCGACAGCAGAGGTGGAGCGCATCCGTGACAGCTTCATCGCAGGCGCGAAGAGAGCCGAGAAGGCCGGGTTCGACGGCGTCGCGGTCCACGGCGCCTTCGGGTGGATCCTGTCGGAGTTCATGTCTCCCATGCTCAACGACCGGACGGACAAGTACGGTGGCAGCCTAGAGAATCGGGCACGCTTTACCATCGAGGTGATCGAGGGCATCCGTCGGGAGTGCGGACCCAATTTCCAGATCGGATGGCGCCTGTCGATCGAGCGGTACGGCCTGCGTATCGAGGAGCTTCGGGAGATGACCGCGGAAATCCTCGACCGAGAGTTGGTCGACTACCTGGATCTCGCCCTGTGGGACTACAACCAGGTCGTTCAGGACGGTGCGTTCCGAGGCCGGACGATGCTGAGTGTCTTCGCCGATCTGCCACGGAAGGGCGTGCGCCTGGGCGCAGCAGGCCGCATCAGGAGTGCCGAGCGCGCCGGTCGGCTGCTGGACGAAGGGTGCGACTTCGTGCTGATCGGGCGGGCAGGCATCCTGGAGCGGAACTGCCCTGTACTCGTGGAGTCGGACTTCGAGCACGAAAGTCCGGCCCTCCCCGTCCCCGCAGACTTCCTGCGGAGAGGTGGACTGAGCGAGCGTTTCATCAGGCATCTTCGGGGCTGGGGCGACTTCGTCCGGCCCGGTAGCCGCTGAGCAGCGGACTGATCGTACGCAGAGGGAAAGGAGCGCGGCGATGGAACTGAACTGGCTCGGGGAGACCTTGCGCTACACCGACGAAGGCGCCACGGACGACGCGATCCTGTTCCTCCACGGTCTGGGCGGCAACGCGAACAATTGGCTGCACCAGCGCCGAGCCTTTGCAGAGCATCACCGGGTGATCACCCTGGACCTCCCTGGCCACGGGCGATCCACGGGCACGAAAGTCCCGTTCAGGCTGTACGCGGATGCCGTCCAAGCAGTACTCGATCACCTTCGAGTGAAGGAAGTGTCGGTCGTGGGGTTGGCGATGGGTGCCAGAGTAGGGATCACGCTCGCGGCACGATCGCCACGCCGTGTCAGGCGTCTGACGGTCGTGAACGGGTACCTGGAGCTTCCGCCGCGCGAGCACGAACGACGCGTCGAGCTCTATGATCTGCTCCTGCGTCCGGGCGGCGCTCGTGAATGGGCCCAGCTTCTACTCGAAGGCATGGGGGTTTCTGCACACGCAGGCATAGTGCGTGGCTTTCTGGCATCGGCAGATCGCATAGATCCCGAGCATGTGAATACCGTCTTTCACCAGGTTGACGAGGCCGATCAGGCGGAGGAGTTCCGCGGACTGGTCATTCCTGTTCAGCTGATCGTGGGAGAGCGAGATCAGCTGGTCCCCTCATCCTCCACCGAGCATCTGATTGCGCTGGCCGGGGGTGCGACGATCACCCGCCTCCCGGAGAGCGGACATCTTCCCTACCTGGAGGATCCGGCAATGTTCAATCGCGCGCTTGAGGACTTCTTACACCGTCAAACGGGGTTATGGACGGCGCGTCCTGGGACATAGGGAGCAGTCGGTAGTCGAAGAGCTCGGGGTTTTCGCGTCAATACGCAGACATGCCACGAGTCGGTCCCGTGCCGCCTTGATCCACGAACGAAGAGGGACGGGCTTCAGACCGTGTCATACGTGATCAGGCGGGCGAGCCGTTTGTAGCAGCAGAGGGCGGCGGCAAGGCCGAGGAATGCCAGGTAGTTGCGGGGATCGCGTTCGTGGCGGGGGCTGAGGGGGCGGTAGGCGGACAGCCAGGACATTGTCCGCTCGACGACCCACCTGCGGCGCCCTAATCGTTCGCTGGACTCGATTTCCTTGCGGGCGATCCGCACGCCCATCCGCTTTCCTCGCAGCCATCTGCGCGGCTGACCAGTTCAGGGACTGTGTCCGCGTTGCTTGTAGTGACTGACGCGGGCTTGGTGCTGGCATCGTCGTCGCCAGGTCGACCAGTGCAGGATGTGATCGACCGGGGTGGGCCGGCGGTCGGCGAGGCGGGTGATCAGGCGTCTGATCTCTGCGAGGCTGAGGTGGATGAGCTGGGAGGATCCGTTTCTGCTTGGTCCGCGTCCAGCTGTCGGGCCCGCAGGACGGTCAGGCAGGCGTGGGCGGCCATGGCCAGGGTCATGTGGCGGTGCCAGCCGGGATAGCGGCGGACCTGGTAGTCGTCCAGGCCGCATTCCTGCTTGGCGGTCTGGAAGCATTCCTCGACCGCCCAGCGGCTGCCCGCGATGCGGATCAGCTCGTCCAGCGTGGTGCCGGCAGGGCAGTAGGCGATGCAGTAGGAGATCTCCTCGGGCCTGCTCACGCTGCGGCGGCGGGCCAGCACGCAGTGCCGGCGGTCCTCGCGGTGCCAGGGCCGCACCTCGACGCGGGCCCAGTCGTAGATCCGCCGACCGTGGGCCCCTTCACCGCAGGAACGGCGTTTCCACTTCTGCCTCGGCAAACCGGGAAACAGGTCGTGCACGGGGTGATCGAGTGCCCATCGGGTGACGACGGTGTCGTGCCGGGTGGTGGCCATCACATGGAAGACGTCCGCCTGCTCGAGTTCGTAGCGCCAGCCCTTGGAGAAGCCGTAGGCGGCATCCGCCGTCACCCAGCCGAACGGGATCTTCTCGGCGACGGCCCGGCGGACCATCGCTTTGGCCATGGCCACCTTCGTGGCGAAGCCGACCGTGTCGTCGATGCCCGCCCGACGGCAGCGCTCCCGGTCATCCGTCCAGGACGTAGGCAGATACAAGCGGCGGTCGATCAGGGTGCGTCCGCGGCTCGTGGCGTAGGCGAGGAACACGCCGATCTGGGAGTTCTCGGTGCGTCGGGCGGTGCCGGAACACGGCCGCTGAACGCTGGCCGAGCGGACGCCCTTCTTCAGGAACCCGGTGTCATCGACGATCAGGACGGCATCCGGATCTCCGAGGTGTTCCACGACGTAGTCGCGCACGTCGTCCAGGACCTCGTCGGCGTCCCACTCGATCCGGTTCAGCATCCGGTGGATGCATGATCAGTTGCATCATGATCTCATGCAGGTCATGGCGCACGAGCAGCCAAACCGGGCCCGGTCCAACGGGCTCACCACACGGCGAACACCGGCTCGATGAGCAGCTCCGATGGAGCCAGGATACTAAATACTGCGGTCGAGGAAGTCGCGCATGATCGGAACAGCGACGTCGAACTTGTCTTCCAGTAGGAAGTGGCCGGTGTCGAGCAGATGGAAGTCTGCCTTGGGCAGGTCTTCGAGGTAGGGGTATGCACCGTCCGGCGGGAAGATGAAGTCATGCCGGCCCCAGACGATCAGGGTCGGGGGCTGGTAGTTCCGGAAGTACTCCTGGAACTGTGGGTAGAGGGTGACATTGGTGCCGTAGTCATGGAACAGGTCGAGCTGGATGTCCCAGTTTCCCTGGCGGTCAAGCTGAGTGCTGTCGTGAAGCCAGCTGTCCGGGTCCAGGCGAGCCAGGTCCCGCACGCCGGTTGTGTACTGCGACTTGATCGCCTCGTCGGCGAAAACAGGTGTAAGCGCCCTGCGGTTCTCCTCGGTGTCCTCGCCCCAGTACTTCTTGATCGGATCCCAGAACTCGCGCAAGCCCTCTTCGTAGGCGTTGCCATTTTGCACGATCAGCGCGCTGACCTTCTCCGGTGCCTGGAGGGCAAGGCGGAAGCCGACGGGTGCTCCGTAGTCGAACACGTAGACCGCGTAGCGATCAATCCCGAGTTGGTCGACGAGGCCCTTCATGAGGTCCGCGTAGTTGGCAAAAGTATAGTCGAACTCGGACCTGTCAGGAACGGCCGAATGTCCGAAGCCGGGGTAATCCGGCGCAATGACCCTATACCTGCCGGCCAGTGCGGGGATCAGATTGCGGTACTGCCAGGACGATGTCGGGAATCCGTGCAGTAGCAGAACCGCCGGCCCGTCAGTGGGGCCTGCTTCCCGGTAGAAGATATCGAGTCCGTTGATCTTGGTTGTATGGAAGCGCGTGGACATACATCCACCCTCTCCGCGAAGA
Protein-coding sequences here:
- a CDS encoding alpha/beta fold hydrolase; amino-acid sequence: MELNWLGETLRYTDEGATDDAILFLHGLGGNANNWLHQRRAFAEHHRVITLDLPGHGRSTGTKVPFRLYADAVQAVLDHLRVKEVSVVGLAMGARVGITLAARSPRRVRRLTVVNGYLELPPREHERRVELYDLLLRPGGAREWAQLLLEGMGVSAHAGIVRGFLASADRIDPEHVNTVFHQVDEADQAEEFRGLVIPVQLIVGERDQLVPSSSTEHLIALAGGATITRLPESGHLPYLEDPAMFNRALEDFLHRQTGLWTARPGT
- a CDS encoding NADH:flavin oxidoreductase — encoded protein: MTVADLFEPLPLLHGPAMRNRFMMAPLTSQQSEPDGFLSDFDKEWMRQLGQGGYGLVQTGATIVEASGIACARQPGIFSDKHLPGLTEVANSIREGGGLSAVQLHHAGHRANPYFGGVPSPASSRTLPGISALSTAEVERIRDSFIAGAKRAEKAGFDGVAVHGAFGWILSEFMSPMLNDRTDKYGGSLENRARFTIEVIEGIRRECGPNFQIGWRLSIERYGLRIEELREMTAEILDRELVDYLDLALWDYNQVVQDGAFRGRTMLSVFADLPRKGVRLGAAGRIRSAERAGRLLDEGCDFVLIGRAGILERNCPVLVESDFEHESPALPVPADFLRRGGLSERFIRHLRGWGDFVRPGSR
- a CDS encoding alpha/beta fold hydrolase, which encodes MSTRFHTTKINGLDIFYREAGPTDGPAVLLLHGFPTSSWQYRNLIPALAGRYRVIAPDYPGFGHSAVPDRSEFDYTFANYADLMKGLVDQLGIDRYAVYVFDYGAPVGFRLALQAPEKVSALIVQNGNAYEEGLREFWDPIKKYWGEDTEENRRALTPVFADEAIKSQYTTGVRDLARLDPDSWLHDSTQLDRQGNWDIQLDLFHDYGTNVTLYPQFQEYFRNYQPPTLIVWGRHDFIFPPDGAYPYLEDLPKADFHLLDTGHFLLEDKFDVAVPIMRDFLDRSI
- a CDS encoding IS5 family transposase: MVDHGVVVRRHELTDQEWELLAPLIPRAATGRPRVEDRQVINGMVYKIRTGISWRDLPERYGPWKTVYTRFRRYALGCSLKPCSRSRPTPTRPATSTGWSRSTPPSSALTSTPPPRAEKGRHRQDEPGDHALGRSRGGLTTKIHLACDGKGRPLAILVTPGQRHDSVCARPLLERIRVPRTGPGRPRCRPDQVIADKAYSSRGFRAYLRQRGIAHVIPEKADQRRHRHKRGRCGGRPPGFDRETYRRRNVIERCFNRLKGFRGIATRYDKTATSYEAAVTLTSFLLWARSV